In Scophthalmus maximus strain ysfricsl-2021 chromosome 13, ASM2237912v1, whole genome shotgun sequence, the genomic window GGGCTTCTGTGATGCACAAGTCTACAGGTTGTTTCTGCTCAGTGACGTTTGTGGGATCATGGGACCTGCATGTATATTATTAAAAGCTTGAAATATAGATTTAGTTGCCATTTTATTAGGGTTCATCTAGCCCTGTAATAAATCTCACCTTTACAACGGTTATGCTTAGttcacctcctcccttcacTAAAGAAAGCTCACATTTTTGTGTACCATGATTCTTGCGGGCTGTTAACTACGATATCTACTATGACGACACATGATCTTCGAGTCATAGCTGTGATAATAACACAGGGGTCTCTCATGCTTCTAACGGCACCAAATCATGCTGCTGTGCCCAGTCTTGTTCTCTGGGTCTGCTTGAAAGAACCATGCAGGTGGTCAACACCGAGTCAAGGAGGGCGTTCTCAAGCGGTGAAACCGATCTGCGGGCATTCGTCAAGATTGACCATGCTTTAGATAGAGGGAGTGGTTTGGTGGAGCCGCACCATGTGGCTGATGCAGATGCAGGACGTCACAGTCAGAACGATGCTTCTTGAATTATAAGTCAAACCACAAATACAGTCCCTGCATCACAATATCGTATAATGGGAGCCAGGGGAGCAGACGAAATGAAGTCAGGGAGGATTCCAAGGCGATTtcacaattcattcattcatctgttAGTTCATGCAGTGGAGGGAGTGATGACAGCGCCATGCTGGAGCAGGCAGTAAACCTCTGAGGGCTCATTCTCTATGTCAAACGACACGCATGCAGCGGCTGAAACGCTTCATGTCACATTCTCCTGTGTCGTCTCCGACAGCCACAAAAGGCCCAGATATGTTTAACCCATCCCCCCCGATCACGGAGAATGCTGATTGGCTTGTCCAGGGCATGCggtcacagacagacattgCAATTTATAAAAAAGGCGAGTTCCATCACTAACAGCACAAGCCATGGCGGTGAGCGCCACTGCCGGACCAAATCAAGTCCAGACCTGGGACGAAGAACATCTCAGTCTTACGTAATAACAAGGAGTGCGTATTCCATAAAGTAATGTTGCGAGATAATCGATAATCTACAACGTAATCTTTAAACAAAGACTTTTTAAGGGAATGATATTTGTAAACTATCTTGACGTTTAAGCAGGTATATTTTATACATAGTTTTGACCACACATAGTTAATTGTCACTGTATATATGACAAATAGAGGTATGTTATATGGTTTATGCAGAACAATAATCTGCAAACACATTTCTAATCTAATCgcatatttttgaaatacattttaaagccttaatgtaaaatgtgtctCATTAAAGGttagaaatcaaagaaaaaaaaatggatggacaAAAATTTtggggcaattttttttttctcgataaTTCGTGTTGGTAATTTGTCAGGCCAAAAACACCAACAGTTTCTGTTTCTGGCTTCTCAATTGAAGGccttttatgcttttctttgctgTATACGATAGTAAATATAATCACTAAGTTTACTACGTGACACGCATAGACATGATTTATTGATTACTTAAGAAAATAACTGTTAGGCGAAGCCCTAAAATGCACAATTTCAAACAAATGGATCAGAAACAAAATTTTGAGTGAGTATCATCAGTGCTGGGGAAAAGGATAAGCCAGTACACAGCAGCTGAATGTtcacaaaaaatacattatattgaTTCATGGCGAAATCTAATGATGAGAAGAATTGTTCCTGAACTAAGCACTCCGGAGATACTTGTTTagttttaattgattttttcttttcagatgaaTTTCAAGCCCAGGGCTGAATCAGTCTCATTTCCTTCTACCTAATTTTGCCCAGCTGGCTCTTGGCTCTGGACAGAGGCTGCAGAGCGATGAAGTCGTCTCCTATTGCCACACGGTTGGAATACATCTACACCAGGGGGCGTAACACAAGAGAGGGCCGGAGGaagaacacacagaaaaagacacacacagagatgttagaaatctctctctctcacacacacacacacacacacacacacacacacacacacacacacacacacacacacacacacacacacacacacagagagagagagagagagagagagacaaaactgGACAAATGTTGGagcagaaacaacaaacacagtttttctgAGAAACAAGGATAGTTTAGAGAAGAGGAAagctaaaaatgtaaatagtcTCCAGCTGGACATATCAATACATCAACAGTGCAGGTCTGCTGacaggtgatgtgtgtgtgtttgtgcaaaccGGAGCAGAGGTGAGTCATGTGGTGTGTGCATGAGGATGGAACCATGCTGTTTGTGTGGAGCAGTGGATTACTCGTGACCACAGACTCTGCTGAGAAAATAATGAGCTGTTGAAACTACGTGAGTcagaacattttctctctgtctctctcgctctctctctgtcgagAAGTTGATATAGTACCTTGACTTTTTGGTTTATATTCTCCCTCCAGGCTTTTGCCGCCTTACATGaaacataatttaaatttttgtgaTACGAGTGTGTTTGGAACCTTTGAGCCATTTACTTTTGAGCCTGCAGACCTGACCGAAAACACAAACCTTTGGAAATGGATATTTAGCATTTCTATCACAGTTAGTATTAACAGGAGGTAGactgtagagctgcaacggttaatcaattagtaatcgattactaaattagtAGTTTTCAAGTAGTTATAAAAATTCTATGAttacagcttcttaaatgtgaatattttctggtttctctgctctttAAACTTAATAagacagatgaatcaataattaaaataataattgttagttgcagccctactagAATCCAATTGGACCTATTGATCAGTCACTAAGCCATAGTCAGATAAAACAATGCAGATTTAGGTCTATGATTGGTTCTCATACTCACACATTCAAAATTGCTATCGAGAGCAGAGATGCACAAAGGCAACTTTGGAGAAAATCAAAACATCTGCGGTACTCAGAGTGAATTCCCCAGAAAAATGCagcacagcagaggaaaaaagcaTTTCACTAGACTACAACAGTGATTTGTGAACTGCTGTGGACAAGAGTGACTACAATGGCGGTTGGAGTCAGGCCAGAAGGGTGCAAGACAAGTCTTATTAAATCTCAGAcagtttgaaaagaagaaactgTCCTAGGAAAAAAAGAGTACTCCACTTTGGAACAATTGTGTTGGATTTTCTTTACGAAAGCTTCCCAGATTGGCAAAATCCCTCTCTGAGGGAATCCCTGTGTTACCTGATTCTTCTGTGTGCTGGTGGGCTGCAGGTGTCGGTAGAAGACCTTCTTCACCACGTCGGGAAAGAGGCAAGttatgacgatgatgatgatggcgaaCCAGGCAGAACCGCTGGATAGCAGCTGCATGAACACAAAGTACATGTCCTGGGTGTGGAGGAATGGCCTGAAGGGAGACGGAAGGAAAAAGTGGTGAGCTACAGTACGGCAGAAGAAGGAgatagaacatttttattttttatgcttCTTATCAGTGGTTATAATTGCAATTTAATCTTCCAGTTATTCTACTGCATGTCCACTGGAGAGTATGTTCTACCACATGTAAGTGTATACAGCCTCTGCACAGTTTTGAAGAAGTGAGAAGCTGCTCTTACCAGATGATGCCTCCgtagaagagagagaagatgaagtaGAAGGCGATTGAACCCCATGTCACAAAATGGTTCATCCACGTCCAGAAATGAGTCTCTAAAGCGAGCTGTCAACATAGACACACACGACAGTAAAACAGTGAGATGGCGACAGATGAGGTCTCAATAAACTGAAGCGATCTGCCTCAGTGCTGTAAAAGAGACCTTGACCCAAACCCCTGACCAATAATCTTCTCCTATTAATGGCCACTGACATCATCCTAATACTTCACACCATACTGTAATCCGTACTGGCACTGAAGCAAGGTcgtcttaaaaaaaaggttttaattgCAAAATGACTTAAAAGCTCAGAGAAGCACAAGCATCCATACAAAGATGCATTTCTGGCGACCTAATGATGTAGGCCCAACACGTACAAAGGCGTTTCCTTTGATTTAGTCCCCTGACTCAATCGAAAAATATAAGGGTCTTCAAAATATTCTTAAGTAGGTATTAAATAACATCcgaaaaattataataaaaataataataaaaattaaaagtcaattgatgacaattaaaaaaacaaaccaaaaacattatTAGTACAAGAATAGAATATCTGGTTGTGAAAACCTGAGATGAGGTATAACTCACCTTTAAGGTGACAGTGATGACCATAACTGTGAAGACCAGCGTTCCAAACGTCCAGTTTCCAAACATCTatgaaacagtaaaaacagtaaACAAGTTAGGACAACAATCAACAATATCACATTgaaacaacaaagaagaagagcgtTACATCCATATTGCCATTTCCAAAGTAACGGCAATATAACGATATGGTAACATATCCTAACACATGGTTAAAATCATTCATGTGCCACTTGTGATTTCATCTTCCTGAAGTCAAGAGCAAactaataaaacataatatgaACAATTAGAATTTCACCACAATTAATAATGGAAACCAAGCAAGACACTTAATGATTACGGATTCCATTTAAAACAATGTAGTATTTCTGAGCATGAATTATAAccagtaaaaaaacatgatgaggAATCTTCCTAATCTCattgaacccccccccaaaagagaCATGCATTGAGCTGTAGAGCAGACTCTTACCAACTGCCTGTTAGCTCGCAAGATCTGAAGACATGCACAGCGTGAAggcagaaggaaaagaaaccaAGAAGAGAAGTAATCAACAAAAGATAGAGGAACAAGACAAGCGAGAGAGAGGCCTATACCGAGTGAGTGTTTTCTGAAATACCAAACTTTAGACAGAATATGCAGCGGAAAagtaaaagagaggaaaactgATGTCACATGAAGAACCAGAGACACAGTATAATAtgataagaagaaaaaggtcaaattaCAAGAAGGAGAACCAGTGAATGACGTACATGCTAAACATACTGTAAACGAGAAGCACAGGCTGTTAAACAAGGAGACAGAatgggaaggagaagaagtaaCTGCAGAAATCAAACCAGCTGCAACATTCTTCTAATACGATTTTGGAAAAATATTCTCAGCTGGGATTAATAGTgcacatattatgctttttcattttttcccctttcctctagtgtgtcaTGTAGTTTTTTCGTGGGTGTAAAAGGTCtgccaaattttaaaaaagggagctTCTCTgtccgacagaaaacactgctcatGAAACGCCTcgaatctgaatatgagcataatatgtctcctcgGATACTGAGTAAAAAACTGAGTAAaacctcactctctctctcatacacacacacacacacacctgtccattGCCCATAAGTGTGGTGTCTTCTCCCATCAGGATGTACGAtccaaagaagaagacgaaggcGTGACAGAAGCCCAACAGGGTCCAGTACAGGAAGGTCCGAAAAGACAGCAGAGAGTTCCTGCTGATGTCCCTGTaggacacaaacatttttttcccccttagtATCAAAGTTCACTATAACATGTCACCAAGATGAATAAATCCAtaaaacgataaaaaaaaaattatgggcCACATAGAATCCACATAGCAGCAAaagaaaactttgtttttcGCTTGATCCTAACTACATGTGGCATCTAATTTCTATCGGCCAACTTTGCTATTGGAAGCTTCTcacaacaaacaatcaaacaaacggCAGCCTTACCTGTACAGGCCCGGTTTATTCTGCAGAACGTGTGGGTGGACCAGCTGTTCAAACAGACTGTACACCAGTATGGGCAACGAGGTGAAGCAGATGTTGTACAGTGTCAGATAAACACTGTCGTACAGAGTCTGGGGTGGACACAACACAGCATTTCACTCAACACAAACTTATTAGCTAAAGTGGCTTTTCTCTGCTCATCTTACCTAATTACAATTGACATATTATAGGTTATAGTGAAGCAAAGCTTCTTTCTGTAACCCTACACTGTTTTAAGTCTAATATCTCATCATCGTTTTTACAAACATTAACTTTCAAGCTCGAAAGTTATGTCACATAAATATTAACGAGCGGTTAAGTGAAATCAGAGATTCGACAGCAACTCAACATGACTGAATCTCGATGAAAATCTTTCGAAACTCATGCGTACATgatatcaaatttaaaaacaaaaatcagtcaAACATACTAAGAAGATCTACTGACTGTTACAGGAACAAAACAACGATGATATATGAAAACGTGAAAGAGATAAAGATACTTACTtgttgtgaaaacaaacagaagaactgGTATAAAAACTGGGgtgtaataaaacacacattctagaaaagacagagacagaaagaaattgTAAAGGCACTGCAGTGAAAGGAGACGTGACTAAAAGCAGTCTTgataaaaatcctttttttgagCTCACAGAATCTTGTGTGTATTcgaattaatacatttaaactcAAAACAGCCGTGACTTCCCTACCTTGTAGAAAAAGTACTGTACAAGCGTAGCTATTCGAATGTAGTAGAAGTGACCGTGGACCAGGAGGAGTTTAGCCAGGAACTTAAACCTGGCAATTGCATAGTCACTGTTTCGCACGGCCTGACGACCCTCCTTCCCCATGATAcctggagaaacacacacacacacacacacacacacacacacacacacacacacacacacacacacacacacacacacacacacacacacacacacacacacacacacacacacacacacacacacacacggaagatGAAACGGAAAACAAATACAGACCAGTActagacagtgtgtgtgtgtgtgtgtgtgtgtgtgtgtgtgtgtgtgtgtgtgtgtgtgtgtgtgtgtgtgtgtgtgtgtgtgtgtgtgtgtgtgtgtgtgtgtgtgtgtgtttacctatGCCCACATGGGCTTCCTGTATCATACTGACATCATTGGCTCCATCCCCAATAGCTAAGGTGATGGGTTTCTCTGGAGATGTTTTGAAAAGACGTACCACctggacagaaaaacatgatttcTGGATTGAGTAAAGGtagagcaaaagaaagaggCGAGACCGTCACAATGACAGTCTGCGTTTTAGCTCATGCACTGAAATTGATGCGACTCTTTTTATTGACTACCTTTGCCTTCTGCAGTGGCGCCATGCGGCAGCACAGCACGGCGGAACAGTTTTTACACACTTCCATGAAGAGCTTCTCGTGCTTCCTCAATGCCAGAGACAGACTGGCCCCATCCACGACCAGGCCGTGCTGTATGACATGGTCCTCCTTTATCCTGGGAACAAGTACGGCAGTCAGAAAATAACAGGATAGAAGAGATGGAGAGTAAGAACAGTGGGTAGGGGGTCACAATGGCGCTAGGGGTTTTCTCCCCATCACGCAAAGGCAATGTTATTTGCTGAacacagagaatacaggttagCTCCAGACTCTTTTACACTGAAGGAAGAGACAGTGTGGGAGATTAATTAAACGAATAGcgtcaaaataaaactttaatgttATCAGTAcacaatatttttcaaaaaggagAATCACGCTCTCACCTCCTGTCCAGTCGGCGGAGCTGCTCGGCGCACTCGTTGTCGGAGCGCTGCTGCAGAAGCTCCAGGATGTTCATGGTTCTGTGGAAATGGCCACAGGACAGGCTGACGCTGACCGCCGTCTCGTGTTTGTCCCCCGTCAGCACCCATACTTTGATCCCTGCCAGGCGCAGGGCCTCAATGGTCTCCTGGACTTTGTCTTGGAGtctgaggtgggggggggggggcaataaggagagaatataataaataataataaactccATCAGCATGTTCCATGTACAttattgtgaaaacacaaagtgtccAGCGATTCATGTTCAAAATTAAATTGGGTAAAGGAAATTTAGGTGACGTAGCTTGCTGGCTGGCTGCGTGCTGCTTTTGTTGCTGTGCACTTAATGTGGTCACACCCTGGAGGCTTGTTAGTCAACTAGAGTTCTCATTATTCATGAATTTAGGGTGTAACTCTACTCTCTCCTGAAGCTCTGTTTATTGGATAGGTAAAGTCTATGAGTATGGACAAACctgttttaaaaagtacaaacaaaacaaatggtgagAGTTATAGGAAGTTATAGTTTAAAAGACTtcttaaacagaaaaagatCAGACTGAAGGTCATtgacattcatgtttttttttttctcattatctaTTTCTgatgaaagagaggggggaaactttttttttgtttttacagtatcCATCATATTTCTGACAACAGTTCTGTATACCACTATGATTATCAGATTTACTTTACACATACTGGACTGAAAACATTGCCTTGTCTTCCTTTGATTCTGAAGccaagaaaagagagagagagagaactttcCCTGATAGTCGAGCAAATCATAGCATAATGGATGACGTCATGCAGTCAATGCTGATTTGCTGAAAAGCAATGACGTTAGTGTACCAGTTTAACATCAGAAAAAGCACatacggagagagagagagagcagagatataaagggagaggaagaagcgaGAGGCTTATGTGAGGAGCAGATGGCAAGCGGATGTAAACTCGTATCAACATTCATTTGCAGAGGAGgagtctccgtctccctgcagACTAtaagttgtttgtttgctggAGATTCTCCTGCCCACTGTTAAACCATCTGTTCCTGTTTTATATAATGCCCCACTTTTTATATTATGTTTCACATTATTTCAAACGAGCATAcctttaacatttattttaaacaatgaTAATTAGATTTAGTAGCTGCACTTCACTTCTGCAgccactgcagcagctgctttcTTTATAAAGTACGTGATCTTTAAAAGTGAGATTTTCTAACAacagaaagttaaaaaatgcacatgaagcacaaacagtaaaacattaatttagcaAAAAATTGTTAACACTAACCACCAGGAAAAATCAATGTAAAGAACCAGAATTCTCCTCAATAATAAATCtcctcttgtaaaaaaaatacttctgcttaagacgtCCACTGTCTCCATCATCCTAATTcgactgcatcaatttttcataAGCATTTAAGAGTATTCGGAATatttaaaaactactttaatGTGTGTAGCCATATTCACGTACTCCTTTGACTCGTATGCTACTGCTGCCTGTTTGGAAGGCAATGACAAGTTGTGAAGCTTTACTTATCGTATTGACCAATCCAGTATTTAGTAAGAGCAACAATAATATATTCAAAATCATTTCGTACTTGTCCTCCACCCCCGTTGCTCCCAGGAGCTGCAGGTCTCTCTCCGTGTAGCTGAAGGCCTCCTGCAGgcgctcctccctctgctgcagcgCGGTGCGGGCACTGTTCAGACACCTGTCCACTTCGATGTACTCCTCTGGGCTGAAGTGGCGACATGCTACCACCAGGGTCCGCAAACCTTTCTACAtttgggaggagaagggagggtgaggggcagagaaaaacaaaaaaacaacagggcgCATAAGAAAAGATACAATGACATGAAACATAtcggtgaaaatgaaaaaaaaaattgcgggTTTGTGTGGAAAGGAACGCTTCATTTGAGGAAGTCAAGAAGACATGGAcaggatgagaagaagagaaggagaggaaattTAATTGGACGGAAGTAAGtagagaaagaacagaaaaaactaATTATAAAAGCTCGGCTTTAAATCATGGGGACCAGCCTGAGGTGTAGACGACCACAAATCAACCCTAGTCCTGAGCACTGACATCTGATTACATGATGTGGGAGCCAgatatgcacgtgtgtgtgtgtgtgtgtatgcgcgcatgtgtgtgtgtgtgtgtgtgtgtgtgtgtgtgtgtgtgtgtgtgtgtgtgttcaactgAAGAATTTACAATCCAATGTGAACAGAGAACGACAAAGCCAAAAGTAATTACTGCAATGCTGGGAAATGTCACACAGTAGTGAAATGTGTTTCAAGACGTATTTCCGAGCCAGATATTTAAATCTTTCATCATAACATTCAGGACGAATATTTCAGAGGACATTTCTCGGAGGTTGTAAAATGGAGTTCCCGGAGTTCTCAATCAAAGTATTGACTCAAAGTGGTGTAAAGGTAATTTCATTTAAAGGAATAATTAGAGAGATATAGTTGATCAGTGTAGGGAACATGAACACGTCAGCATGTTACTCCTACGACTCCAGATCATCTGCACATTCgcagaaaacatattttctgccACATAGTGAAATAAAGAGGCAGCTGCTGAATAAGTTTTTTATGTCATGTTGTTCACTGAAATAAACTTTTTTGCTGACCATTACCCACTCAACAGTAATCTctattttctaaaaatattttttgaataaatGATTCCTCACCAGTGCAAACTCATCAACGTGCAGTCTCGTCTTCTCTATCTCCCCACTGGTGGTGAAAGGCAAGATGGCCGACTCTGCTCCCTTGGTGAACAGCACTTGGCCTCCTTTAAGGTCAAGACGGCAAAGAGAAGGCACAGAAAAGGGAGTTGTACTTGAGAAAACACTCTGAATACAATTAAATTATGTAAATCCGTAAATATGCAAATCCCaatacagaataaacaaattaacatctatttattcatttaccccccaaaaaaagcatagTGGTAGAACATGGTGATACCTGAGGGAGTCTGTAGGATGACGCTCATCCTCCTGCGGTCAGCATCAAACTCTAACACATGCAGCAGTTTATACCTGAGCAAGAAAAGAGAACGTTAACTTCACTTTGGACACAGTGCACAGACATGGCTGTTTGCATCATGCATGTTTTTGTTGCCTTAGTAGTGTATGCCCAATgttaaatgtaataattaaatgaaaagaattgCCACTTGTTCCACAGTCTTGTACttaaatgactgaaaacatgGATTGAACATTTTGAACTGAGGTTTGCCGTAGACAATGTTAAGCCTCACTTGAAGGCTGGTGATCATAAAAGTAAAATAGTTTTTGGAGTGTTGACGTGATTTAAGAGACGCACGGGGTGAGACGTACTTCTCTGACTGTCCAAATGTTTTGATTTCCATGGTTTCTCCACTGCAGCGGGTGAAGGCCACTCCGATTCTGAGGAAAGAGAAGATGGAGGTTAATGACTCGACCTTTAAATACGAGTTGAACAATCAGATTTGGAGTTTAGAACGGTTTGAAGGTAAGAGAGCctttaaaggacaaaaaaaaaaatggagttaTAGCCATTGCCCTCCCCCTCAGGCCATTCCAGTATCGAGTTATTAATCTTTCTCAGGCTCAACAAGGGCCGATGCCTACAGtttatgttcatgttcatgctgaAGGAAAAAGGTTGGAAAGCCAAATGGAACTCATTGTGAACAAATAGAAAACCAAGACTCCAAACAATCTACAACGTTCTTgttgtaaaacaacaaaacaacaacaaaggtgCCAACATGTGAGTGTTATATCTACCAGTGATTAATAGGGTAACTGGTTTGAAAACTAGAGGCCAGAATTATTGATGTAATGCAACATTAATATCCTGACTCATCAATCCAAACAATTTAGATTCTGGGTGCTACACAGCCACATTTATCAAACAATTTGTGGTGGGGTTTAAGCTCCAGCTTCGTCAGCAACACTTTCTCAAACTGGTATAGTAGATTCTGGTCACATCctattaaagtttttttccaaCCACCCTTCTTCACATTAAAGTCGTTTTATTTCTTGGACAATATAAATGAACAACAGGCGAGTAGGGAAAAGGTGCCACTTTATATTTGGCCAGCAGTCTGAACCTCCACGGGTATTTTAACGTCCCTGAGCGGCCGACAGTCAGGAGGAGAGGTAGTACAGCACGTAGACTTTAACCTCATGTCAACAGCCAGGATTTATATTCGTGCAATCATCCAAAAAAAGGTGTAGAAATTGTGACGGGTGCTTTTTTGGCTTCAATAAAGTCCAAGTTTCTTACACCGACAGAACAGACTGAAAAAAGCAAACACTTTACTAATAGTTTTTCAGAGTTTCGTTTTCTTCCAACTTTTGGAACCCCAACACggaaaatgaggaaaaagctgaaaaatacaaatttcctGTTgtgtaataatcataatttttttctttttcttttatttgtaccTATTGTCAACAACCCCTTTCATCCACCTGTACATTTCCAGGTTCCATTCAGATGTCAACCTATGTACTACTTAAAATTTTCAAAAGAGGAGAGGTCTCTAATGTATCCTCACCTCTTCGCTGCCTCCACTAACGCCTTCTCGTCCGGGGAGGAGGCGTAGTATTCCATGTGATTGGAGGAGAAACCGTTTGCATGGGCGAATGGGTCTCCTCCCCCGCCCAGGCAGTCGGGCTGGTCGTAGCTGATCTGGACCGTGTGACACAATGACACCGCCTTGAGAAACAACAACTCCTCGCCCATCTGtacggagagaaaaacaggggAAGGATGAGGAGACAGAACCGTGATGAATTCTACACATTCTGTACATAGACAAGAGGCAACTTCAAACTGAGGATGAGTTTGATTTAGCTGAAGAACTGTGATTACCTCTATCGTTTTTACAGTTAGCGTATTAGTCTAATTATCTATAGGTTGGTATATcgccaaaaaggaaaaaaagagatttgcGGCTATGTGTCTGCCAAGAGAGaataaatgtcattattgtATATGCGAGTTACCAGCTGAGGCAAAGAACCATCTGGTGAATCGTCAGTCATTCCCTCCGGTACCAGTTTGCCATTAACCTCCCGGTACTTTGTTCCGTTGATTGAACATTCGCGAAACTGCATCTCGTTTTCAGTTAGCGTACCCGTCTTATCTGTGAAAACATACTCCACCTggggaacagaaacacacaataGTGCAGACAGTTTGTTTATTCTGCTGCATCATTGGAAAATGCcaataaaaagattttgaaaaaaaaaggaaacaagtttGAGTGGTGAATAATCACACAAACATAATTATGTCTGTAATTAAACGTTTTGCCATATGTTAATTAGCTCATATATCTGAACACTATGAAAAAATAGATCTAATTGAAAAATTTTTTTTAGGTATGAATGACCTTAGGCCTGAGAGCTTTATCATAGGTACAGGTCTCATTTTCTGATACAGTATATCCCTTTTATAATACTTAATTTCTATGTTTATTCCTTTGTCATACGTGTATGTGCATGCCTGTACTTCTTGTCCATACCTGCCCCAGCTCCTCGTTGAGGTCGGAGGTGTTGACCTGAGCTTTCTGGTCGCTTTCCTCGTGGTAAAGGTCCAAATCCcagcaaatgaaaaaggagCCTAGGAACTTCTGCATCTCCACGGTGACGTAGAGCGAGATGGGGA contains:
- the atp11b gene encoding phospholipid-transporting ATPase IF isoform X1, with translation MLRWIRQQLGFDPPHQSETRTIYVANRFPQHGHYVPQRFADNRIISSKYTIWNFVPKNLFEQFRRIANFYFLIIFLVQLMIDTPTSPITSGLPLFFVITVTAIKQGYEDWLRHKADNEVNGAPVFVVRSGSLVQTRSKNIRVGDIVRVAKDETFPVDLVLLSSDRADGTCHITTTSLDGETNLKTHYSVGETAVCQSVSQLEALQAVVECQQPDADLYRFVGRITVTQHGEEIVRPLGPENLLLRGARLKNTKEIFGVAVYTGMESKMALNYKCKSQKRSAVEKSMNTFLLIYLCILLFEAILSTILKYAWQAEDKWDEPFYNQKTEQERNSSPILKFISDFLAFMVLYNFIIPISLYVTVEMQKFLGSFFICWDLDLYHEESDQKAQVNTSDLNEELGQVEYVFTDKTGTLTENEMQFRECSINGTKYREVNGKLVPEGMTDDSPDGSLPQLMGEELLFLKAVSLCHTVQISYDQPDCLGGGGDPFAHANGFSSNHMEYYASSPDEKALVEAAKRIGVAFTRCSGETMEIKTFGQSEKYKLLHVLEFDADRRRMSVILQTPSGGQVLFTKGAESAILPFTTSGEIEKTRLHVDEFALKGLRTLVVACRHFSPEEYIEVDRCLNSARTALQQREERLQEAFSYTERDLQLLGATGVEDKLQDKVQETIEALRLAGIKVWVLTGDKHETAVSVSLSCGHFHRTMNILELLQQRSDNECAEQLRRLDRRIKEDHVIQHGLVVDGASLSLALRKHEKLFMEVCKNCSAVLCCRMAPLQKAKVVRLFKTSPEKPITLAIGDGANDVSMIQEAHVGIGIMGKEGRQAVRNSDYAIARFKFLAKLLLVHGHFYYIRIATLVQYFFYKNVCFITPQFLYQFFCLFSQQTLYDSVYLTLYNICFTSLPILVYSLFEQLVHPHVLQNKPGLYRDISRNSLLSFRTFLYWTLLGFCHAFVFFFGSYILMGEDTTLMGNGQMFGNWTFGTLVFTVMVITVTLKLALETHFWTWMNHFVTWGSIAFYFIFSLFYGGIIWPFLHTQDMYFVFMQLLSSGSAWFAIIIIVITCLFPDVVKKVFYRHLQPTSTQKNQSLPAPAETLSCVESLCCYQHGQSGCSRLARFLEQMTGQCQAGASHCQASGRNNRLSFGKRSWSDSENFYSNDRSILTLSPIEATHC
- the atp11b gene encoding phospholipid-transporting ATPase IF isoform X2; this encodes MLRWIRQQLGFDPPHQSETRTIYVANRFPQHGHYVPQRFADNRIISSKYTIWNFVPKNLFEQFRRIANFYFLIIFLVQLMIDTPTSPITSGLPLFFVITVTAIKQGYEDWLRHKADNEVNGAPVFVVRSGSLVQTRSKNIRVGDIVRVAKDETFPVDLVLLSSDRADGTCHITTTSLDGETNLKTHYSVGETAVCQSVSQLEALQAVVECQQPDADLYRFVGRITVTQHGEEIVRPLGPENLLLRGARLKNTKEIFGVAVYTGMESKMALNYKCKSQKRSAVEKSMNTFLLIYLCILLFEAILSTILKYAWQAEDKWDEPFYNQKTEQERNSSPILKFISDFLAFMVLYNFIIPISLYVTVEMQKFLGSFFICWDLDLYHEESDQKAQVNTSDLNEELGQVEYVFTDKTGTLTENEMQFRECSINGTKYREVNGKLVPEGMTDDSPDGSLPQLMGEELLFLKAVSLCHTVQISYDQPDCLGGGGDPFAHANGFSSNHMEYYASSPDEKALVEAAKRIGVAFTRCSGETMEIKTFGQSEKYKLLHVLEFDADRRRMSVILQTPSGGQVLFTKGAESAILPFTTSGEIEKTRLHVDEFALKGLRTLVVACRHFSPEEYIEVDRCLNSARTALQQREERLQEAFSYTERDLQLLGATGVEDKLQDKVQETIEALRLAGIKVWVLTGDKHETAVSVSLSCGHFHRTMNILELLQQRSDNECAEQLRRLDRRIKEDHVIQHGLVVDGASLSLALRKHEKLFMEVCKNCSAVLCCRMAPLQKAKVVRLFKTSPEKPITLAIGDGANDVSMIQEAHVGIGIMGKEGRQAVRNSDYAIARFKFLAKLLLVHGHFYYIRIATLVQYFFYKNVCFITPQFLYQFFCLFSQQTLYDSVYLTLYNICFTSLPILVYSLFEQLVHPHVLQNKPGLYRDISRNSLLSFRTFLYWTLLGFCHAFVFFFGSYILMGEDTTLMGNGQMFGNWTFGTLVFTVMVITVTLKLALETHFWTWMNHFVTWGSIAFYFIFSLFYGGIIWPFLHTQDMYFVFMQLLSSGSAWFAIIIIVITCLFPDVVKKVFYRHLQPTSTQKNQSLPAPAETLSCVESLCCYQHGQSGCSRLARFLEQMTGQCQAGASHCQASGRNNRSWSDSENFYSNDRSILTLSPIEATHC